The genomic segment TTTTCAAGCAGCGACTCAGATCAGGGGCATTGTAATGTAGCCGATTTAGGGTTTTTAGCAACAATTAAAGATAATGAAAAGTATTTTAGAGTTTTTATGGGAGGCGGAATTGGAAGAAATCCTCAGGTTGCAGTTGAATATGATGAGCTTATAAAACCAAGTGAAGTTTTATATCATGTAGAAGCTATGACAAGTTTATTCGTAAAAGAAGGTAACTATGAAGATAGAAATAAAGCTCGTATAAGATATATATTAGAGAGAATGGGCAAGGAAAAATTCATAGAAACATATAAGGAACATTTAAAAGATGTGTTAGATAATAATGAATTAGATTTATTTGTAGAATCTAAGGAAATTACTAAAGAAGGTAAAGAAATTGAGCTAACCCATTCAAGATTATATTCACAAAAACAAAAAGGATTATACAGTGTGTATTTCCATCCAATTGGCGGACAAATTTCTGTTAAGACATTAAGAGAAATTTTAGATAAATTAAAAGCAGTAAAAGACTTAGAAATAAGACTTACCATGACAGAAGGTTTATATTTTAGAAACTTAAATGGTGATGAAGCTAAAGAACTTTTAAATGTAACACAAAATATTGGAGGAGAAACAGCTCTTCAGCAAAGTGTATCATGTATTGGAGTGCCAATATGTCAAGTTGGAATTTTAGAGAGTCAAAAAATGCTTAACAATATAATTAATTACTTTGCAGAAAAAGGTTATAATAAAGATATACTTCCAAGAGTTCATATATCAGGATGTGGAAATTCATGTGCAGTTCATGAAGTCGTTGGTATCGGACTTACAGGAAAACGTAAAAAAGTTGGAGATGCTGTTGAAGATGTATTTGAATTACATATTAATGGATCATTTGAAACAGGAAATGCAAGGCTCGGAAAAGTTTATGGTGACTTACTTGCTAGTGAAATACCAGAGTTTTTATATGAATTATCATTATATATAGAGAATAAAAATATGAATTTTTATGAGTTCGTAGAAAATAACGGGGATGAACTATTAAAAATAATAGAGAAATATAAAAAATAAGTCATAATATACAGAAGTTAAAATAGTACATTCTCTTAAGTAGGAGATGTACTATTTTTTATATTTAATAATAATAGAGGGGATAAGTATTAAATCAGATGAATTTTTAGATAAACAATTTAGGGGGCAAGAATTTTTAATTAGTATTAAGAAAGTATAAAAATACTTTGAGATAAAAGATTCAGCACAGATATTTGAGTAATTTGCAATACCTGTATATTTTTGAGATAAAAATTGCAATAATAATTTTTATAGGTATAATTATTATGAAGGATATGGCCGATTAATAAAATAATAAGACGGTATGAGAGTCTTGTTTATATAATATTGTGTCGATAAGTTCAATTTAATGATCTAAAAAACTTAATGGCAGTGAAGTGCTATTTTTAAAAGCTTATAAAAGATGGAGTGAACTAACATGAGAATGAGAAAAAAACCGTGGGCAAGACCTGAGCTTGAAGGTTGCGATTTTTTTGTTATAAATCCGAAAGAATATAAAGGCAAGTGGAAAGAATTTTTCGGTAATGATAAACCAATATATCTAGAACTTGGATGTGGGAAGGGAACTTTTATGGCAGTTCATGCCTCCGAGAATCCAGATATAAATTATATTGCAATTGACATAAAGGATGAGGTATTAGGATTAGCAAAAAGAAATATAGAAAAGGCTTATGAAGAAAAAAATAGGGAGACTGATAATGTAAAATTAATGGCTCAAGAGATAGGACTTATCAGTGAAATCTTAAGTAAAGAAGATGTTGTAAGTAGAATATACATAAATTTTTGTAATCCGTGGCCAAAGGAAAAGCATAAAAAGAGAAGATTAACACATATGAGGCAGCTTGAACAGTATAAAACATTTTTAAAGAGTCAAGGTGAAATTTATTTTAAAACTGACGATGATGAATTATTTGAGGAATCGCTTGAATATTTTAATGAAGCAGGGTTTAGAATTAAATATATAACATATGATCTTCACAATAGTGATGTTCAAGGAAATGTTCAGACTGAGCATGAAAAAATGTTTAGTGAACAAGGAATAAAAATAAAATTTTTGATTGCCATGAAAGACAATTAGATTTATAATGGCCAGAATTTAAGAATTTAAGAATTTAAGAATTTAAGAATTTAAGAATTTAAGAATTTAAGAATTTAAGAATTTAAGAATTTAAGAATTTAAGAATTTAAGAATTTAAGAATTTACCCGACCCACATGCGTTCGCGGGGTAAGTTCGAGGAACCAAATACAAGATTTGGAGCATCACTTTTGGACTTTCACTTAAGAATTTAAACATATGAAAAGATACGCACATATGAAAAAAGTGCGAAGCACAATTAGGATCAATTCACCTATAAAAAAGTGCGAAGC from the Clostridium beijerinckii genome contains:
- the trmB gene encoding tRNA (guanosine(46)-N7)-methyltransferase TrmB, whose translation is MRMRKKPWARPELEGCDFFVINPKEYKGKWKEFFGNDKPIYLELGCGKGTFMAVHASENPDINYIAIDIKDEVLGLAKRNIEKAYEEKNRETDNVKLMAQEIGLISEILSKEDVVSRIYINFCNPWPKEKHKKRRLTHMRQLEQYKTFLKSQGEIYFKTDDDELFEESLEYFNEAGFRIKYITYDLHNSDVQGNVQTEHEKMFSEQGIKIKFLIAMKDN
- a CDS encoding nitrite/sulfite reductase, producing the protein MKELKEKLLIEIEEFRELGNKFLSGEVSIMDFKKVSGGMGVYSERNKKEFMIRLRIPSGISSFENMNWLCDIADKYNLDKFHLTTREAVQYHNLTIDQVCGIMKDGIDNDIYSRGGGGNFPRNVAMSPLSGVDKDEAFDVTPYALAVNKHFLSKITSYKFPRKFKVSFSSSDSDQGHCNVADLGFLATIKDNEKYFRVFMGGGIGRNPQVAVEYDELIKPSEVLYHVEAMTSLFVKEGNYEDRNKARIRYILERMGKEKFIETYKEHLKDVLDNNELDLFVESKEITKEGKEIELTHSRLYSQKQKGLYSVYFHPIGGQISVKTLREILDKLKAVKDLEIRLTMTEGLYFRNLNGDEAKELLNVTQNIGGETALQQSVSCIGVPICQVGILESQKMLNNIINYFAEKGYNKDILPRVHISGCGNSCAVHEVVGIGLTGKRKKVGDAVEDVFELHINGSFETGNARLGKVYGDLLASEIPEFLYELSLYIENKNMNFYEFVENNGDELLKIIEKYKK